CCGCCGAAACCTCCTCCGCCGCCGGAGAATCCTCCAAACCCGCCGCCCCCCAGCCCGCCGCCGAAGCCGCCGAAACCCGAGCGGCCGCTCCATCCCCCGCCGCCCATCGGCCCGCCGTAGAAACCGAAAAAGAGTTTCAGGAAAAACGGAGCAACGGCGCCGAACAGGAGTCCCAGAATGACGGCCGGAATCAGTCCGATCCCGGCAAGCCCGGCGAGCATCTTGAATCCGCCGGCCAGAAAACCTCCCGCGATCGCGCCCGCGCTCCAGTGAATCAGTCCGATCAGGCCCGCGAAAAACAAGAGCATGACGAGGATGGGAAAGAACGACTGGACTTGCTCCGGAGCCTTCTGTTCGGCCGTGAATTCCCCTCCGATCACGGCCTCCATGGCCGACACGGCCTCGGTAATGCCGCCATCGTAGTCGCCGGACCGGAACCGAGGCGCAAGGATGTTCCGGATGATCTCCGCCGATCGGGCGTCGGTCAGAACGCCTTCGAGGCCGTAGCCGACTTCGATCCGCACCCGGTGTTCGTTGGGTGCGACGATTAAAATCGCGCCGTTGTCTTTATGCTTTTGTCCCGCCTTCCAGGCCTCC
The Nitrospiria bacterium DNA segment above includes these coding regions:
- a CDS encoding TPM domain-containing protein, with protein sequence MRFIKLSCFLAILFAIGTFAPVWAAVPQPAGYVTDEAGILTPQQIASLDRALSEYEQRTSNQIVVLTVKSLEGQDIESYSIAVAEAWKAGQKHKDNGAILIVAPNEHRVRIEVGYGLEGVLTDARSAEIIRNILAPRFRSGDYDGGITEAVSAMEAVIGGEFTAEQKAPEQVQSFFPILVMLLFFAGLIGLIHWSAGAIAGGFLAGGFKMLAGLAGIGLIPAVILGLLFGAVAPFFLKLFFGFYGGPMGGGGWSGRSGFGGFGGGLGGGGFGGFSGGGGGFGGGGASGRW